Proteins found in one Dermacentor silvarum isolate Dsil-2018 chromosome 8, BIME_Dsil_1.4, whole genome shotgun sequence genomic segment:
- the LOC125947417 gene encoding putative methyltransferase-like protein 7A, whose amino-acid sequence MSPPTQPIAVVERKWYRLLLNYALHIIIGIAGIVLMPLLIVSHRFQENFFAFIYVIMQRCMNEEVAAIRKAVLSQLDEMSPQELSSSVHGSLRVLEVGAAYGPNLEFIQRPVEYWTVEPNRSFEDSFMRNIERNPNVEMKELITGHGEDMHMFPDGYFDAVVLFFVLCSANDGSKLLSECKRVLKKGGHLLFAEHVGYKKGTFSRFIQDTLTPLTKKFACGCHMNRESGGVLENAGFASIEINTVYLNVPLLLSNNIYGVATA is encoded by the exons atgtcgcctcCAACGCAACCGATCGCTGTCGTTGAACGAAAGTGGTATCGCCTCCTCCTAAACTACGCCTTGCACATCATAATTGGTATAGCTGGTATTGTACTCATGCCTCTCTTGATCGTGAGCCACCGTTTCCAAGAAAACTTTTTCGCTTTCATCTACGTGATCATGCAGCGTTGCATGAATGAAGAAGTGGCAGCGATTCGAAAAGCCGTCCTGTCACAGCTCGACGAGATGTCTCCGCAAGAGCTATCATCAAGTGTCCACGGTTCACTGCGCGTCCTGGAAGTCGGAGCAGCCTACGGACCAAATCTCGAGTTCATCCAACGACCCGTCGAGTACTGGACGGTGGAGCCCAACAGAAGCTTCGAGGATTCCTTTATGCGAAACATTGAAAGAAACCCGAAC GTGGAGATGAAGGAATTGATCACCGGACACGGGGAGGACATGCATATGTTTCCAGACGGCTACTTCGACGCAGTTGTCCTCTTCTTCGTACTCTGCTCGGCAAATGACGGATCCAAACTCCTTAGTGAATGCAAGCGTGTATTAAAGAAG GGTGGTCACCTTCTCTTCGCTGAGCACGTCGGCTACAAGAAGGGCACCTTCTCAAGGTTTATACAAGATACCCTGACCCCACTCACCAAGAAATTTGCCTGCGGTTGCCACATGAATCGCGAAAGCGGGGGTGTGCTGGAAAATGCCGGTTTCGCTAGTATAGAGATAAATACTGTTTACCTCAATGTGCCTCTACTACTTAGCAATAACATATACGGCGTCGCGACAGCTTGA